The following nucleotide sequence is from Centropristis striata isolate RG_2023a ecotype Rhode Island chromosome 7, C.striata_1.0, whole genome shotgun sequence.
TTCAACAAATGGAAAGAACTGCAGGATTCGAAAAGATTTGAAACACATCCTGGATTGGCCCTCTTCCTCCTAGACAGATatgttttatgtctatttttttaatgtgatgcaTTGCAAGGCAGGGATTTACGTCTATATATGAATTTAGGTTGGTCCCCATTATCATATTACAATTATTAATCTAACACAGCCTCAAATACAACAAGATATATTAACTCATGGATatgcatcctgcaaacagctgtgtttaaaacagaaatTAGCTGTGCCTTTCTTTCACCCCGTCTCAAAACGCATGCATGAGCCAAATCAAGATTTTTATGACAAGAGGAGTTGGTTCTCATGGAAACGTTTGTCCACACATTCTGCCAAAATCACACAACATGAAGGtttcttgtagttgctttaaattATATAACAAGTAATTGCAGatagaaaaaacactgaaaaaattaGAGGCCAATGCTTGTCTGAGTTTTTCTCACTAAGCGTTTTCGTTAGAGATTCTGTCCTGGTCTTTCTCAGTGCCAGTCCGGTCTGTGACGGCTCTTTCATTCCTGTCCTGAAGGAAATGATCGTATGACAGACAAAAGTTCCGCTCAGACGTTGCGAGACTTTGAACGAAAGTCTGCACTGTCTGATTTTTTCGCACGGGCTGCTGTTTGGGTTTccattttgacttgtcataaCAGGGACTGGATTTGGGTTTCTGTGTCTCCAGTTTAAAGGAAAACAGGCAAAAATCATACCGGAGCTTATTGATTATGAGATCCAGACATTTCCTGTAACTTCAAAATAAATCTCCTGGTGGACCAATTAAGAATAAGCATCCAGCTTTAAAGAAACAGCCAGGATTTCCTAAAAGCAAGCCAGATAATTGACTTTGAATATCATATCACACTCACATCCATTGCAGAGAAAACTTGCAGTGAAAAGGCAGTTTCAGTATAATTTGTATTGTAACAGAGTAagcaaaatgtgaatgtgaaaggaGAGCCTAATTTCCTCCTAATTGAGCCAcagggtttttgttttgtcaagaGATTTCAGACCAAATGGAGTCAGATTCCCACAGATCTCCTGGGATGATGGGAGGGCCAGGCTGGAGTCTAGCAGATCCTGGAGATCCCAGCAGTCCCCCCGGCTCCCTAATCCCTGTCATTAACTCTACTACACAGAGAGAACTGGCCGGCCTGCCAGCCAGTACCCTCTCATCATCCCCGTTCTAATTCCCTTTATTTCTTTACTCACATCCTCTCTTTCATTAGACTCATCTCCCGCTTCGTCATTTTCTCCTGTCTTATTGTTTCCTACAGGATTTCCTTCCTGATCTTCCCCAGTGAGCGCAGGTGAAACATTAATCTTAAGTGCTTCACCTGCacacttcattaaaaaaaaaaacagcttgtcTGATAGAAACAATAAACCCTTTATGCATAtggcatatacagtcatggaaaagtattagaccattgttttctttaatctcttgtttattttaatgcctgatacaactaaaggtacagttgtttggacaaatataatgataacaacaaaaatagctcaaattagtttaatttaagagctgatatcaagacattttccatgttttttttatattaaccaACATTattctcaagaaaaccatggaaaatgactagatatcagctcttcaatgaaatacttatgagctatttttgttggtatcatgatatttgtccaaacaaatgtacctttagttgtaccaagcattaaaatgaacaagaaattagagaaaacaagagtgatctaatcatttttttccatgactgtatataaagcaAGGGCAtaacttaaagtaaaataaagttttttttattttgaaattcaatcTGAGCTCCTTCAAAAAGTCTATAATAAGCTGTGTAGCCAAAATATACACACTCTGACCTTTAAGAACAAAAATGTCCACAATTTAAGCACAAATTTTAATCTTAAAGGccatacactgcaaattatttgttttttaccaagataaaaaaaaactatcttTAGAAgtattagataatttatcttgttttaagaattaatttcattttttaagtgttcaacatgcttatttatagatttatcaATCTTAactcaagaaatcttgtcaagtgaaatgatctgtccatgcagcaagataatttccctcagttttttatgtttttatcttgtttttagacaccccttttttgcagtgtaatagcTTCAAATTATGTGTTACATTATGCCATTACTTATGTAAGGCTTTTAATCTAGAGCCCTTGCTTGAAAATTACACCATTTTCCATTATATCATGTATTCCCTTTTACATAGATTATGTTCTCTGAGCTTGGTCTCACAACTACAATGCAATTTCACGGCCCTCTATGTTTTAAACTGACACACATGCTCctttttagtgtgtgtatgaGACACACCGGGCGTTCCATTTACGGTTTCTAATCATTGACatcatatattttcttttttccatggAAAACAAGTGGCATTTAAAGGGGTacaattctgaaaatgaatgaatatttgatAGTTCTGATCAGGACTGATGTTGGTGAGGGAGTTGTGAGGAATTATCTTGTCACATCCTTTCATATAACCACAAATCTGACCTATTTTTAAAACTctataagaaaaacaaatgttaaaaaatatttatattatcatTCAATCAAGCCATCTCTTAAATAAATACCGTACCGTAGGCAGCTATAAAACAAACGTCTGACAGAAGCATCTCGGTTGGGGAGGATAAACTGTCCTATTATAGCACATCCTGTGGGGTTTGCTGTTTTGTCCATTGACACACACGCAGTTTAGTGAGAGAGGATGAGTCTGGGGGTGGTCCAGGGTCCTGAGAAGGGAGAGGGGAAACACCTTGTGACCCCCTTGTTCCTGACCAAGCTactggagggatggaggagcgGAGAGCACCGCCGAACAGCTGCAGCATCGATGTGGGTCAATGAGATGTTTTTAGCAAGGtttgtacgggtgcttgaaatccttgaaaatgcttgaatttaaatgttgtattttcaaggttttaaaagtgcttggattttggataaagtgcttgtaaatgcttgaaattcttactgtatttctcttgcaatctgactatatccatctatagactatagataatcacatgttcaatgtaaaaaataatgagtagcctatctgaaatgaagaccgttcgctgttggtatggttaagtgaattCTCCCCCTtgtagtatgtaagtactcgtctaaaacatgcaatttacaacaggtgtaagatactggaaaagcttgaaaattgaccttgaaagtccttgcttgaaaatgcttgaatttgaccactgaaaaagtgttcGAACTCTGTTTTAGTTTACATTGAACATCATTATTACCTGCTTAAATCTGTTGCATTCGTGATGTATCAAGAGGCAAATTTAAGTTCAGCCGAGGCTCAAAAAGATGTCACAATAACCCCGCCCTCACTGTGTGcatattgttttgttattttcttggCAGACGTGCAATAAGGAAGGTAGATAAGTCGTAAATAAAcagtcagtcattttgtttctcgtGGCAACAACAGTAATCTGCTGCTGTAGTTTGGTCTGTCTCTGCCATGTTTGGGTTTTGATATAGATGTCAAACCCAACTGTCTCCCAGACACAGACAGCATGACTTCTGCTGCAGATAAAGCCTCTGCTCCATTTGAGCCATCCAAGGAAAACGTTGCTCTGGTTTACGCGTATGTTCACTTCTTATCTCTTAATACTGCAGCACCAAACACATAAGGAGCAACAAGCTGATTTAGCATTGCACTCCCACAGTACAACATTGTTGGAGTTACGGTggacaaaaaaagtacaaaaacataATTGGCACAGTCTGCAAGCCTCCCTGACATAAACCTCAGACACATTGTTTTGACAATATTTTTACGTACTGTAACCTCCTATTCTATGACTGCAGGCGTTAGCTAGATGTCCAAAGTCTCATTTAACTTTATTGATTCTTGTAATTGCCCGAGTGCACAACGAGTcatcaaacaattaaaatgttgattgGTTCTACAGTAAAAGAAGACAGAGATGTtgatgtaaaaaacaacaactctgaTACTGATTGTTTTTAACTTATATTTGACATAATATCAAGAGATACATGAACAATTAACATTGACACATGATTCATACTGAGTATTTTTCATTACAAGAGACTTGAAGGAACCATCAAAAATGTGGTCAGAAAACGAGaggttaatttattaatttatttattttttattgttgatgGGAGGATTTAAGAAAATCTTTGGTGAGCAACTGAATGTCTTTAAAATTTTTCTCATCttagatttatattttattttataatatggGATTTATtgcaaagttattttaaaaatgtcacataaaaataatgtttatgtgCACCGTCACAAAGGTGTGTGAGCAAAGACAACAATTTGTCAAAATTTTAGTTACTTTAAcatattaaagttttattgGATTTCACCTTCTTATGTGTAGTAAAAAATAGGTGCATACATTCTGTACTGTTGTAGTATTTTGagatacagaaataaaatatagtatttttctttttactgaaGCTGTAGAGGTGAAATaggaaaatatataaacactgaaaaaaagcctTTCTTATCAAGAGAAGCATTCTGTTCATTCGCTATAATTTTCcaacaatgtatttaaaaatactaCAAGGAAACAGTACAGACATAAAAATCCCCTAAATCTCTAAACAAGTGAGATTTTCAGTTCAAATTGCATCCGTCGTTTCAGCCTAATCTGGGATAcatgatgacattttaaaaagcactGTAACTACAGTGCATTGCTCATTAAGAGAAAAGTGCTTAGagcaacaaaaatgaaacaatagaGCAGCCTTATCAGCACAAACATTTCCAATGATTGGGTGGAGGTCTCTATTCAGTTCAATGCTGAGGTCAAGAGTGGGCAGATGTGAGGAAGAGATAGCTGTTTGTGATGCGGTTCACCGCAAATTCAAGGGTTTAATTAGGCACATATACTTCACCGTACAATGCCCTCTGGAAGTTATTTACAGAACTTTCCATTTCACACTATGAGAATGTGTTTCGTCCTCGCGGTTAATTTGCAGACATGCAGAAGCAAATTGTCACGCAGGAGTAGCAGACGTACAGCAGCCAGAGAATCCTCAGATAACCTGCAGCTTGACAAGATGCCCAGCCAATTAGTAAACCCCTCAGCAGGAGCAGGGCCCTCGCACATCAGAGGGTGTGGCGCTGACTCCACGGCACAGAAGTGCGACATCGTCTGACACAGCAGAGTCGGCACTTAGCAGGCCGATGCTAAAAGTCCGCGGCTGTGGCTCAGAGTTCAGAGTCCGGTATGAGTTCATTTCAATCTTTATTCCACATAAAGTGTTTTCGGCAGCGACAGCGTGCACTTAGGGTCCAACGTTGTCTCTCAAATGACACCACACTGTGACCCCAGGCACCCTGTGGACCTGTGGTCCCTGTGGACCTGGTCCCTGGGTGCCTCAGTGTGATTTGTGGGGCCTTGGGTCTGCTGCATGGGCCACAAATCAAAGAGGGGAGAGGGGGATCTGCCATCAATTTTTACACTTCAAACAAACCTCAGGTCACAGATTACACCTTCAGTCACTTATCTTCACCTCTGACCAGACTGGAAGCTGACATGCTTCCATTGCAAATGTCCCCCAAGTCGCCGATCACTGACTCCATTGAACTATGTAAAGGTGCATATCGCACACTTTCGTcttcaaaaaaatgtataaatctgcTGATATAAATCATATGATAGCAGCAACATTCCATTGAAAGGTTGCATCCAAGATATCGGTGGTCAGAGTGAGACAGAAACCGTCATATTCCAGCAGCTGGGTCATTACAGTAGCAGATCAAAAGTCACATGTGTGGTCCAGACCTAAGGGACAAACCCCTGGGACACAGTTATAGGTGGCAAGGTAGCTGTGCTGAAATGCAGATGTGGTAGACATACTCAGATCTTACTcataaaggaatacttcacccttaAGATGACCATTTGTACATTAAGTACTCAACACGAATTACCttaaattcttgaagaaaactttgaaTGGCTGAAAACAAAGTAAATCCCTAACAAAGTGATGTAAATGGGGCCACTGATGTCTGAGGCTTAAACTGGTGCACTACTTGTCCGGACGTGCACAGACTCGTGGCAAACCTGCAACCGTGGTGGCAGAAGTGATtataaacagcaaaataaaatagatgTGTTTGAGAAGTTCTTCTACATGATAAATGAGACTTGTATTATACTGCACAAGTTGAGTGACAGTTTGTAATTGTACAGCCCAAATTTTCCTTCAAATTCTTAAGGATTCACTGTGATTTTGGCCATTCTGATTCTTTAATTGCCTTGGAAGCACATGAGGagtaaaaaaaggtttaagtGAAAGTATCCCTACCACAGTGTAGAAAAACTCTGATAGAAAGTAAtgcaaaagtgcaaaagtatcagcatcaaaatatacttaggGTACCAAACGTAAAAGAACACATTGTGCAGAATAGCCCATCTCAGAGTAATTCATTTGTTGTGTTACAATTATGAATAATGCATTACATCACTTTAATGCTGAAGATGGCAAACTTAATCACATGGATAGCTTTTGAGTTACCCCTGGAGATCTATAGAACTTTATTTTATCTCAATCTATATTAATACATCATAATGCATTGCTATATTTTGTACTAATctaataaatgtagtggactaagaagtacaatatttgcctctaaactGCAggggagtagaaatataaagtaaaagtaaactcAAAATCAGTgcagttcttgagtaaatgtacttagttaccttccaccactggtgaaaAGCATAACCCTAACCCAGCAGCAGGACTTTATATTGGCACCTATAAAGGCTCTGATTAACAAGTGAGGAGGTCCTCTGAAGATATCCAAGACGATGGTCTAATCTGACCATCTGTTTCTTATCTACttgcctttattttttaaatttgctaatttatttgtataaggGATACCAGGCCAGCAAGCAGCAGGCAGCCAATCCTCTCCCTGGGGAATGAGGTAGAGGTGGGACCCacctggtgtgtgtgtctgtgtgtgtgtgtctgtgtgtgtcggagagagagagtgattgTGTGTGGTTTTCTAAGATCAAGGATCAAGAAGAATaagcatttttcttttatcataacAGATTTGAGGAGGATCACCACTTTAGTGCAGCAGTTTTCTCTCCAAGGAGAAGAAACCGGGCATCAACGTCTCCTCATTGTTGAAAGAAAGATAAAATCCCTGCCATGTTAAACTCCCCTAAACATTTCTACTCGGCACAGTACAGTCACCACTCACTCGCTGCAGGCTGATAAACTGTGATCCAGACAGTCATTCCTTTCACCAGAGACATTTCTCAAAGCGCCGCAGCATTTACAGTGCAATGATCCCTGTTATCACCACTAGGAGGCCTGTTTTAGACAGATTATCAAACTaaacctgctgtaaataatgttcaGCACTGCTCAGACTTGTCCACGCTTTGTTCCCCTTCGGGTAATTCATTGGAGCGGGCTTAGAGTGTCATCACAGGTCtgcaaaaaacataatttgtgaACTGTTTTGGAGATGGTTGTTTAGATTTACATAATGAAAAACAGTATCTTTAGGTTCTTGACCTTTAAGTTCAAAGGTAAAGCTTTCCCAAaattattttcctttaaatattttgtataaCTTGGGTTATATAAGTTGTATCTCCCAAGATAAATAGTCATATTAAGGTTTAAATAGTGTCAAAATTGTAAACATTTGAATGTTTTAGGGTATTGGATGAACAGAAGTGATGCATTCTTGTTAATAGCAACAgcaaaaaactataaatgcaaCACGTTTGCCTTTGCTCCTgttttaatataatatgtatgtataatatgtaatcacttgtattttacttggaacttatatatgtaaaatgtattgtagtgggatgttttaattttttataattaacagtaacttaaaatatgattttctaATTTCTTGCGTGGGAAGATGCATTAACTCTTTATATAATGCAATCATCAGTTAAATGAACATGTTTTAACCAACAGGCTCAATGAAAAGGATTTAGAAATAGACGTTGATGGTGTCAATGTGAGGcttccttttgtttttgtttcaaaccGGTGCATTTGCTTGTGCTTTTATCATGGAAATAAATCCGCAGACTTGAGAATTGAATTCACACCTCTTGCCTGAGCTGCCCGCTGATGTTTAATCTAATCTTCAAACAGTTTGCAATTCACTGTCGATCTAATTACGTTCAAAGCGACTAATCAAACTGCTCATATTTCTGTAGTGCAGCGTTTAACGCTGAcggtaaacttttttttttttttttaaatcatcaacCGGCGACAAAAGGAGACGAAATGCGACGCGTTTGCATATTAAGCAGCTGTTTAATGGTGATTGTGATGTGGAGCGAGATGTCTAGACCTGTTACGCACATGAGCAGATTTTCTAACGGAATCGCTGGTAAACTTgcaacgttaaaaaaaaaagttttttcatgccgattaaaagataaaaagctttcacgggagagtgagagagagttgAGTAACCTGACCAACAGGTCTGCAACTGTCCGCTTTGTTTACAGGATGCCACTTCAGTAACGGACAGAAACTGATAAAATCAactgttatcattattattgtaaacGTCAATCAATCAGAACTTTATTATGAAAGGACATTATAATAATGTCCCGGTTGCTTTTGCACTTCCTCttgatgcttttattgttttatataaagcAGTTTGACACAATTAATACCATATGAATTCCATATTATGTTACAGTAAGAAAGTAtggtttaaaatataatatccaaataaaaaaacttaaaaaagaaactataCCATTGTCTTAACATTTTGTTAGGGTGTAATATTTTCCCTTATGTtccagattcattaaaataattacatttaaagatCTGTTTTCTGAAAAGTATTATTATacgtagtagtagtagtagttgttgtaTTAGAATTTGCTTATAATTGCCAATTAAAATGTTGTAAATTGAATATTTGCTCTTTGGTACAAAAATCAAGTTAAGTTTTAAGAAAAAAGCTTTATGACTGATATCTCTTCTATACCAAACGCAATATGTTTCAACCTGACCTCAGGGTGGGATCCTGTCAATTCctaatgttgtctttttatgtctgctTTTTCTGCAAATTCCTAAAAGATGGTAAATAATTAAGCatagtataaaaacatttgtaaagGGTCTCCAACTTATCTGGGCTCCTCGTCCTCCGGGCAGAGGGATGGGCCCCGCCAGGAGAGgtgagagaggggaggagaagggGGGGAGGGTTGAGAGATGTTTTACtgggggagaaggaggaggagaaggggggtCGTCCTGGGAGGGAAGCAGGGGTGTGGAGGGCCGAGTTTAAAAAGGCAGACAGCGCCAACagtcactcactctctcacacaatCTGCCCTCGACCCAACTCCCAGCAGCAGTGAGCTCAGCAGATCCTACAGCTGCTGTGATTCTCTCATTTCTGCTTTGACTCACCACCGAAGCCTTGGAACTGTACAGGActctatcttttttttcttctgcaaaacaaaggatttttttttaaaaacaaagatcttttttttgctgcagcATGGAGACCACCACTGGGGAATATGGTGATAACTATATGTTTGAGTATTATGATGACAATGAGACTGTGCCCTGTGACTTCTCAGAGTGGGAGCCCTCTTATTCCCTCATCCCGGTGCTCTACATGCTCATCTTCATCCTGGGCCTGTCAGGCAACGGTGTGGTCATCTTCACCGTCTGGAGATCCAAATCTAAGCGTCGGGCTGCAGATGTCTACATAGGAAACCTGGCCATTGCTGACCTCACCTTTGTTATTACCCTGCCTCTCTGGGCCGTGTACACAGCGCTGGGCTACCACTGGCCCTTCGGCGTGGCTCTGTGTAAGATCAGCAGCTATGTTGTTCTGGTCAACATGTACGCCAGCGTTTTCTGCCTCACCTGCCTGAGCTTTGACCGCTACTTGGCCATCGTGCACTCTCTCTCCAGCAGCCGGCTGCGCTCGCGTGGCACCATGCTGGCATCCTTGGGTGCTATCTGGTTCCTGTCCGCCCTGCTGGCTGTACCCACGCTGCTCTTCCGCACCACTGTGAACGACCAAAACAGCAACCGGACCACGTGCATCATGGACTTCAGCCTGGTGACCATCAACCACAGGCACGAGTCCCTTTGGATCGCCGGGCTCAGCCTGTCCTCCTCTGCCTTGGGTTTTCTCCTACCTTTCCTGGCCATGACCATCTTCTACTGCTTCATCGGCTGCACCGTCACACGCCACTTCAACAACCTGCGCAAGGAGGACCAGAAGAAGAAGCGGCTGTTGAAGATCATCACCACACTGGTGGTGGTTTTCGCCATCTGCTGGACTCCCTTCCACGTCCTCAAGAGCATGGACGCCCTCTCCTACCTGAACCTGGCTCCGAACTCCTGCGGCTTCCTGCGCTTCCTGCTGCTGGCTCACCCCTACGCCACCTGCCTGGCCTACGTCAACAGCTGCCTCAACCCGTTCTTGTACGCCTTCTTTGACCTGCGTTTTCGTTCCCAGTGTCTGTGCCTGCTCAACCTGAAGAAGGCTATGCACGGCCAAATGAGCTCCATGTCATCCACGCTCAGCGCCCAGACTCAGAAGTCAGAGATTCAGTCTCTGGCCACCAAGGTGTAGAGCAGAAAAGGAAAGGTGGAGCGAGGCTGCGGGCCGGTCCCGGC
It contains:
- the LOC131974444 gene encoding apelin receptor A, with the protein product METTTGEYGDNYMFEYYDDNETVPCDFSEWEPSYSLIPVLYMLIFILGLSGNGVVIFTVWRSKSKRRAADVYIGNLAIADLTFVITLPLWAVYTALGYHWPFGVALCKISSYVVLVNMYASVFCLTCLSFDRYLAIVHSLSSSRLRSRGTMLASLGAIWFLSALLAVPTLLFRTTVNDQNSNRTTCIMDFSLVTINHRHESLWIAGLSLSSSALGFLLPFLAMTIFYCFIGCTVTRHFNNLRKEDQKKKRLLKIITTLVVVFAICWTPFHVLKSMDALSYLNLAPNSCGFLRFLLLAHPYATCLAYVNSCLNPFLYAFFDLRFRSQCLCLLNLKKAMHGQMSSMSSTLSAQTQKSEIQSLATKV